The Pseudomonas parafulva genome window below encodes:
- a CDS encoding TIR domain-containing anti-phage reverse transcriptase: protein MKLLNPPSRSILKLSSLDSLCELLEVQKGHLLYICYKRADDLKYQSFEMPKKRGGFRKIDVPQKGLRVIQQSLAKLLEENVEFKPCVQGFIKKRGILENANLHRKSNWVLNVDIKDFFGSINFGRVRAVFIAKPFEMHPDVATVIAQICCFNNYLPQGAATSPIISNIVASTLDNRIIKHIRSHRLIYSRYADDISISAKRVFPREIAHISEGKTIIGEDLSNIFSRARFEINEKKSRLQSKYSRQEVTGLITNKKVNVPAEYKHKLRTAIHHWIDNPVEAERKYYIDILGLKVEDAGLTGDGSKLKRNIYGRLSFLAMVKGSDDPTYVKLILKMAKHDPSPPKFIKPLKEQYQMYDVFLCHASEDKAEIVEPLYNELNKLNIHAFYDAKEIGWGDSLIGTINKALLKSRYVIAVMTDKSVGKAWPQQEINSVLNGDISGGTKRLLPLIHGDKETILGNNFLMNDKLYVEWNNNPAEIAQKVQALLAQKAE from the coding sequence TTGAAGCTACTCAATCCCCCTTCACGCTCTATTTTAAAGCTCAGTTCCCTTGATTCGCTATGCGAGCTGCTGGAAGTGCAGAAAGGGCATCTCCTTTATATCTGCTACAAACGAGCAGATGATCTAAAGTATCAATCGTTTGAGATGCCCAAAAAACGGGGTGGTTTCAGGAAAATCGACGTACCTCAAAAAGGCTTGCGGGTAATTCAACAAAGCCTCGCCAAGCTTCTGGAAGAGAATGTTGAATTTAAGCCATGCGTTCAGGGCTTCATAAAGAAGCGGGGCATCCTGGAAAACGCGAACCTTCACAGGAAATCCAACTGGGTTTTAAACGTCGATATTAAAGACTTTTTTGGATCAATAAATTTCGGGCGTGTCCGAGCCGTCTTCATCGCTAAGCCATTTGAAATGCACCCCGATGTAGCAACCGTCATAGCTCAAATTTGCTGCTTCAACAATTACCTGCCTCAAGGTGCTGCCACCTCCCCTATTATCTCCAACATTGTGGCGAGCACTCTGGACAACCGAATAATCAAACATATTCGAAGTCATCGCTTGATTTACTCTCGGTATGCGGACGACATCAGTATCTCTGCCAAACGAGTTTTCCCGCGTGAGATTGCCCATATCAGCGAAGGCAAGACAATTATTGGAGAGGACCTTTCCAATATTTTCTCACGAGCACGTTTTGAAATAAACGAAAAGAAAAGCAGGCTCCAATCAAAATACAGCCGCCAAGAAGTAACAGGGCTGATTACAAATAAAAAAGTCAATGTCCCGGCGGAGTATAAGCATAAGTTAAGGACTGCAATTCACCACTGGATAGACAACCCAGTCGAAGCTGAAAGAAAATACTACATCGATATCCTAGGGTTGAAAGTCGAGGATGCTGGACTGACTGGTGACGGCAGCAAGTTAAAGCGTAATATTTACGGTAGATTATCATTCCTTGCCATGGTGAAAGGAAGTGATGACCCAACGTACGTAAAGCTTATCCTTAAAATGGCTAAGCATGATCCAAGCCCACCAAAATTTATCAAGCCTCTTAAGGAGCAATACCAGATGTATGACGTATTCCTATGTCACGCTTCCGAAGACAAAGCGGAAATTGTCGAACCTTTGTACAACGAGCTTAACAAGCTCAATATTCATGCTTTTTATGATGCAAAAGAAATCGGCTGGGGTGATTCCCTGATCGGGACAATCAATAAAGCACTTTTGAAATCGCGTTACGTCATCGCAGTGATGACTGATAAATCGGTAGGTAAAGCTTGGCCACAGCAAGAGATCAACTCGGTTCTTAATGGTGACATCTCGGGTGGAACCAAACGGCTCCTACCGCTGATCCATGGCGACAAAGAGACCATCCTGGGCAACAATTTTTTGATGAACGACAAGCTCTATGTAGAGTGGAATAATAAT
- the queA gene encoding tRNA preQ1(34) S-adenosylmethionine ribosyltransferase-isomerase QueA codes for MRVADFSFELPDSLIARHPLAERHGSRLLVLDGPSGELAHRRFTDLLEYLRPGDLMVFNNTRVIPARLFGQKASGGKLEMLIERVLDSHRVLAHVRASKALKVGATVLIDGGGEAEMVARHETLFELRFSEEVLPLLDRVGHMPLPPYIDRPDEGADRERYQTVYAERAGAVAAPTAGLHFDEALLAQISAKGVARAFVTLHVGAGTFQPVRVDKIEDHHMHKEWLEVSQDVVDAIDACRARGGRVIAVGTTSVRSLESAARDGVLKAFSGDTDIFIYPGRPFHVVDALVTNFHLPESTLLMLVSAFAGYPETMAAYAAAVEQGYRFFSYGDAMFITRNPAPRGPEDQA; via the coding sequence ATGCGCGTCGCCGATTTTTCCTTCGAACTCCCCGATTCCCTCATCGCCCGTCATCCCCTGGCCGAGCGCCATGGCAGTCGTCTGCTGGTCCTCGACGGGCCGAGCGGCGAGCTGGCGCACCGGCGTTTCACCGACTTGCTCGAGTACCTGCGCCCGGGCGACCTGATGGTGTTCAATAACACCCGGGTCATTCCGGCGCGGCTGTTTGGCCAGAAAGCCTCCGGCGGCAAGCTCGAAATGCTGATTGAGCGCGTGCTCGACAGCCACCGGGTGCTGGCCCACGTGCGCGCCAGCAAGGCGCTGAAGGTCGGGGCCACGGTGCTGATCGACGGCGGCGGCGAGGCCGAGATGGTGGCGCGCCACGAGACGCTGTTCGAATTGCGCTTCAGCGAAGAGGTGCTGCCGCTGCTCGACCGCGTCGGGCACATGCCGCTGCCGCCCTACATCGACCGTCCCGACGAGGGCGCCGACCGCGAGCGTTACCAGACCGTCTACGCCGAGCGCGCCGGGGCGGTGGCGGCGCCCACTGCCGGGTTGCACTTCGACGAGGCGTTGCTGGCGCAGATCTCCGCCAAGGGCGTGGCGCGCGCCTTCGTCACCTTGCATGTGGGCGCCGGCACCTTCCAGCCGGTGCGGGTCGACAAGATCGAAGACCACCACATGCATAAAGAATGGCTGGAGGTGAGTCAGGACGTGGTCGATGCCATCGACGCCTGCCGCGCCAGGGGCGGGCGGGTGATCGCGGTGGGGACCACCAGCGTGCGGTCGCTGGAAAGCGCGGCGCGCGATGGCGTGCTGAAGGCCTTCAGCGGCGATACCGACATTTTCATCTACCCTGGTCGGCCGTTCCATGTGGTCGATGCGCTGGTGACCAACTTCCATTTGCCCGAGTCCACGCTGCTGATGCTGGTCTCGGCCTTCGCGGGATATCCCGAGACCATGGCGGCCTACGCGGCGGCGGTCGAGCAGGGGTATCGCTTCTTCAGTTACGGTGATGCCATGTTCATCACCCGCAATCCGGCGCCGCGCGGCCCCGAGGATCAAGCATGA
- the tgt gene encoding tRNA guanosine(34) transglycosylase Tgt: MSFELLATDGKARRGRLTFPRGTVETPAFMPVGTYGTVKGMLPRDIEAIGAEIILGNTFHLWLRPGTEVIKKHNGLHDFMQWKGPILTDSGGFQVFSLGAMRKIKEEGVTFASPVDGSKVFMGPEESMQVQRDLGSDIVMIFDECTPYPAEHDVARTSMELSLRWAQRSKNAHGDNTAALFGIVQGGMYQDLRMRSLEALVNIDFDGLAIGGLSVGEPKHEMIKVLDYLPAQMPADKPRYLMGVGKPEDLVEGVRRGVDMFDCVMPTRNARNGHLFVDTGVIKIRNAFHRHDDSPLDPTCDCYTCSNFSRAYLHHLDKCGEMLSSMLNTIHNLRHYQRLMAGLREAIQQGKLAAFVDAFYAKRGLPVPPLD, encoded by the coding sequence ATGTCCTTCGAACTGCTGGCCACCGACGGCAAGGCCCGTCGTGGTCGGCTGACCTTCCCCCGTGGCACCGTGGAAACCCCGGCGTTCATGCCGGTGGGCACCTACGGCACGGTCAAGGGCATGCTGCCGCGTGACATCGAGGCCATCGGTGCCGAGATCATCCTGGGCAACACCTTCCACCTGTGGCTGCGTCCGGGCACCGAGGTGATCAAGAAGCACAACGGCCTGCACGATTTCATGCAGTGGAAAGGCCCGATTCTCACCGACTCCGGCGGCTTCCAGGTGTTCAGCCTGGGTGCGATGCGCAAGATCAAGGAAGAGGGCGTGACCTTCGCCTCGCCGGTGGACGGTTCCAAGGTGTTCATGGGGCCGGAAGAGTCGATGCAGGTGCAGCGCGACCTGGGCTCGGACATCGTGATGATCTTCGACGAGTGCACGCCGTACCCGGCCGAGCATGACGTGGCGCGCACCTCCATGGAGTTGTCGCTGCGCTGGGCCCAGCGTTCGAAAAACGCCCACGGCGACAATACCGCCGCGCTGTTCGGCATCGTCCAGGGTGGTATGTACCAGGACCTGCGCATGCGTTCGCTGGAAGCGCTGGTCAACATCGACTTCGACGGCTTGGCCATTGGTGGCCTGTCGGTGGGTGAGCCCAAGCACGAGATGATCAAGGTGCTGGACTACCTGCCGGCGCAGATGCCTGCTGACAAACCTCGTTACCTTATGGGGGTAGGCAAACCGGAAGATCTGGTTGAGGGTGTGCGCCGCGGCGTCGACATGTTCGACTGCGTGATGCCCACGCGCAACGCGCGCAACGGTCATCTGTTCGTCGATACAGGGGTGATCAAGATCCGCAATGCGTTCCATCGCCACGATGATTCGCCGCTGGATCCGACCTGTGACTGCTACACCTGCAGCAACTTCTCGCGCGCCTATCTGCATCACCTGGACAAGTGCGGCGAAATGCTGAGCAGTATGCTCAATACCATCCACAACTTGCGCCATTACCAGCGCTTGATGGCCGGTTTACGCGAGGCTATTCAACAGGGTAAATTGGCCGCCTTTGTCGACGCCTTCTATGCCAAGCGCGGACTTCCCGTACCGCCTTTGGATTGA
- the yajC gene encoding preprotein translocase subunit YajC produces the protein MSFLIPAAYADAAAPAAGPAGTGFEWIFLVGFLVIFYLMIWRPQAKRAKEQKNLLGALQKGDEVVTNGGIAGKIVKVSDDFVVLEVSDTVELKFQKGAIAATLPKGTLKAI, from the coding sequence ATGAGCTTTCTGATTCCCGCCGCTTACGCGGACGCTGCAGCCCCGGCCGCCGGCCCCGCCGGTACCGGCTTCGAGTGGATCTTCCTGGTCGGCTTCCTGGTCATCTTCTACCTGATGATCTGGCGTCCTCAGGCCAAGCGCGCCAAGGAGCAGAAGAACCTGCTCGGTGCCCTGCAGAAAGGCGACGAAGTGGTCACCAACGGCGGTATCGCCGGCAAGATCGTCAAAGTATCGGATGATTTCGTGGTGCTGGAAGTGTCCGACACCGTCGAGCTGAAGTTCCAGAAGGGCGCCATCGCCGCGACCCTGCCGAAAGGTACGCTCAAGGCTATCTGA
- the secD gene encoding protein translocase subunit SecD gives MLNKYPLWKYLLILVVLAVGFIYSAPNLYPDDPAVQISGASSALHVSQADLDRATKALTDAGIAVKGGSLGEKGSALVRLTNQEDQLPAKDVVRKALGDDYVVALNLAQTTPQWLRNLGASPMKLGLDLSGGVHFLLEVDMDKAMSARMKVYDGEVKTLLRKERVRYRSLPQQDGAILLGFSDDATREQARALVRKNFSDFDITTTERNELSVLRLALTPAKVAEIREYSVKQNLTTVRNRVNELGVAEPLVQRQGGNRIVVELPGVQDTAEAKRILGKTANLEFRFGAEPGASKATTEVFEFRDGNRSAAVERGLIITGDQVTDAQASFDEHGRPQVNIRLDGHGGELMSRATRSNVGRSMAVIFIEQRPMTRYEKQVVDGVEKDVPIQTFKEEKKIISLATIQSPLGSQFRITGLNGQGESSELALLLRAGGLAAPMYFAEERTIGPSLGADNITKGVDASLWGMLFVSLFIIAIYRGFGVIATVALAGNMVLLLALMSLLGATLTLPGIAGIVLTMGMAVDANVLIFSRIREELKAGMSVQRAIHEGFNRAYTAIIDANLTSLLVGGILFAMGTGPVKGFAVTMSLGIFTSMFTAVMVTRAMVNLTCGGRDIKKLWV, from the coding sequence ATGCTGAACAAATACCCTCTGTGGAAATACCTGCTGATCCTGGTGGTACTGGCGGTCGGCTTTATTTATTCCGCTCCCAACCTCTACCCGGACGATCCGGCGGTGCAGATCAGCGGCGCAAGCTCGGCCCTGCACGTGAGCCAGGCCGACCTCGACCGCGCCACCAAGGCGCTGACCGATGCCGGTATCGCGGTCAAGGGCGGCAGCCTGGGCGAGAAGGGCAGTGCGCTGGTGCGCCTGACCAACCAGGAAGATCAACTGCCGGCCAAGGACGTGGTGCGCAAGGCATTGGGTGACGACTACGTCGTTGCGCTGAACCTGGCCCAGACCACCCCGCAATGGCTGCGCAACCTGGGCGCCAGCCCGATGAAGCTGGGCCTGGACCTCTCCGGTGGTGTGCACTTCCTGCTCGAAGTGGACATGGACAAGGCCATGAGCGCCCGGATGAAGGTCTACGACGGCGAGGTCAAGACCCTGCTGCGCAAGGAGCGCGTGCGCTACCGCAGCCTGCCTCAGCAGGACGGTGCCATTCTGCTCGGCTTCTCCGACGACGCCACCCGCGAACAGGCCCGTGCCCTGGTCCGCAAGAATTTCAGTGATTTCGACATCACCACCACCGAGCGCAACGAGCTGTCGGTCCTGCGCCTGGCGCTGACGCCGGCCAAGGTCGCGGAAATCCGCGAGTACTCGGTCAAGCAGAACCTCACCACCGTGCGCAACCGGGTCAACGAGCTGGGTGTGGCCGAGCCGCTGGTCCAGCGTCAGGGCGGCAACCGCATCGTGGTCGAACTGCCGGGCGTGCAGGACACTGCCGAAGCCAAGCGTATCCTCGGCAAGACCGCCAACCTGGAGTTCCGCTTCGGTGCCGAGCCCGGCGCTTCGAAAGCCACTACCGAGGTGTTCGAGTTCCGCGACGGCAATCGTTCGGCGGCGGTCGAGCGCGGCCTGATCATCACCGGCGACCAGGTCACCGACGCCCAGGCCAGCTTCGACGAGCACGGTCGTCCACAGGTCAACATCCGCCTCGACGGTCACGGTGGCGAGCTGATGAGCCGCGCCACGCGCAGCAACGTCGGTCGCAGCATGGCGGTGATCTTCATCGAGCAGCGTCCGATGACCCGCTACGAGAAGCAGGTGGTCGATGGCGTCGAGAAAGACGTACCGATCCAGACCTTCAAGGAAGAGAAGAAGATCATCAGCCTGGCGACCATCCAGTCGCCGCTGGGTAGCCAGTTCCGCATCACCGGCCTGAACGGTCAGGGCGAGTCGTCCGAGCTGGCGCTGCTGCTGCGTGCCGGTGGCCTGGCCGCACCGATGTACTTCGCCGAAGAGCGGACCATCGGCCCGAGCCTGGGTGCCGACAACATCACCAAGGGTGTCGATGCGTCGCTGTGGGGCATGCTGTTCGTCTCGCTGTTCATCATCGCCATCTACCGCGGTTTCGGCGTGATCGCCACCGTCGCCCTGGCGGGCAACATGGTGCTGCTGCTGGCGCTGATGTCGCTGCTGGGGGCCACCCTGACGCTGCCGGGTATCGCCGGTATCGTGTTGACCATGGGTATGGCGGTGGACGCCAACGTGCTGATCTTCTCGCGTATCCGCGAGGAGCTCAAAGCCGGCATGTCGGTGCAGCGCGCCATTCATGAAGGTTTCAACCGCGCCTATACCGCGATCATCGACGCCAACCTGACCAGCCTGCTGGTCGGCGGCATCCTGTTCGCCATGGGTACCGGCCCGGTCAAGGGCTTCGCGGTCACCATGTCCCTCGGGATTTTCACCTCGATGTTCACCGCCGTCATGGTGACCCGCGCAATGGTCAACCTGACCTGCGGCGGGCGTGACATCAAGAAGCTGTGGGTTTGA
- the secF gene encoding protein translocase subunit SecF has protein sequence MKTINFMGVRNVAFAITMLLTVLALFSWWQKGLNFGLDFTGGTLIELTYERPADLKAVRAELVESGFHEAVVQSFGATTDLLVRMPGDDPQLGNRVASALQKLGGDNPATVKRVEFVGPQVGEELRDQGGLGMLLALGGILIYLAFRFQWKFAVGAIVSLIHDVVVTLGILSFFQITFDLTVLAAVLAIIGYSLNDTIVVFDRVRENFRVMRKASLIENINVSTTQTLLRTIATSVSTLLAIAALLFFGGDNLFGFSLALFIGVMAGTYSSIYIANVVLIWLNLNSEDLIPPVKAEGADDRP, from the coding sequence ATGAAAACCATCAACTTCATGGGCGTGCGCAATGTCGCGTTCGCCATCACCATGCTCCTCACCGTGCTGGCGCTGTTCAGCTGGTGGCAGAAGGGCCTGAACTTCGGCCTGGACTTCACCGGCGGCACGCTGATCGAGCTGACCTACGAACGCCCGGCTGACCTCAAGGCAGTACGTGCCGAGCTGGTCGAGTCCGGTTTCCATGAGGCCGTGGTGCAGAGTTTCGGCGCCACCACCGACCTGCTGGTGCGTATGCCTGGCGACGACCCACAACTGGGTAATCGCGTGGCCAGCGCCCTGCAGAAACTTGGCGGCGACAACCCGGCGACCGTCAAGCGCGTCGAGTTCGTCGGCCCGCAGGTGGGTGAAGAGCTACGCGACCAGGGTGGCCTCGGCATGCTTCTGGCCCTGGGCGGTATCCTCATCTACCTGGCGTTCCGCTTCCAATGGAAGTTCGCCGTGGGCGCCATCGTTTCGCTGATCCACGACGTGGTGGTGACCCTGGGCATCCTGTCGTTCTTCCAGATCACCTTCGACCTGACGGTGCTGGCAGCGGTGCTGGCGATCATCGGCTACTCGCTCAACGACACCATCGTCGTGTTCGACCGGGTGCGCGAGAACTTCCGGGTGATGCGCAAGGCTTCGTTGATCGAGAACATCAACGTCTCGACCACCCAGACCCTGCTGCGCACCATCGCCACCTCGGTGTCGACCCTGCTGGCCATCGCCGCCTTGCTGTTCTTCGGCGGCGACAACCTGTTCGGCTTCTCCCTGGCGCTGTTCATCGGCGTCATGGCCGGTACCTACTCGTCGATCTACATCGCCAACGTGGTGCTGATCTGGCTGAATCTGAACAGCGAAGACCTGATCCCGCCGGTTAAGGCCGAGGGTGCGGACGACCGACCGTAA
- a CDS encoding glycine zipper 2TM domain-containing protein: MNKSMLVGAVLGAVGVTAGGAVATYSLVNKGPEYAQVTDVQPIKQQVKTPREVCKDVTVTRQRPVQDQHQIAGTVVGALAGGLLGNQIGGGNGKKLATVAGAVGGGYAGNKVQEGMQQRDTYTTTQTRCNTVNDLSDKVVGYTVKYTIGDQAGVVKMDHEPGSTIPLDKNGKLVLSQAQPGQ, from the coding sequence GTGAACAAATCAATGCTGGTGGGTGCGGTTCTGGGTGCTGTCGGTGTCACTGCCGGAGGTGCTGTGGCGACCTACAGCTTGGTGAACAAAGGGCCTGAATACGCCCAGGTCACCGATGTGCAGCCGATCAAGCAACAGGTGAAGACGCCGCGCGAAGTGTGCAAGGACGTGACCGTGACCCGGCAGCGTCCGGTGCAGGACCAGCACCAGATCGCCGGTACGGTGGTGGGTGCGTTGGCGGGCGGCCTGCTGGGTAACCAGATCGGCGGCGGCAACGGCAAGAAGCTGGCCACCGTGGCCGGTGCAGTGGGCGGCGGCTATGCCGGCAACAAGGTGCAGGAAGGCATGCAGCAGCGTGACACCTACACCACCACGCAGACCCGCTGCAACACGGTCAATGACCTCAGCGACAAGGTGGTGGGCTATACGGTCAAGTACACCATCGGTGATCAGGCAGGTGTGGTGAAGATGGATCACGAGCCGGGTTCGACCATTCCGCTGGACAAGAATGGCAAGCTGGTGTTGAGTCAGGCGCAGCCTGGGCAGTGA
- the suhB gene encoding type III secretion system regulator SuhB: MQPMLNIALRAARSASELIFRSIERLDSIKVDEKEAKDYVSEVDRAAEQTIVNALRKAYPNHSIQGEETGLHAGTGEEGKDYLWIIDPLDGTTNFLRGVPHFSVSIACRYRGRLEHAVIVDPVRQEEFTASRGRGAQLNGRRLRVSSRTSLEGALLGTGFPFRDNQMADLDNYLGMFRALTGQTAGIRRAGSAALDLAYVAAGRFDAFWESGLSEWDMAAGVLLIQEAGGLVSDFNGGHDFLEKGHIVAGNIKCFKAVLTAIQPHLPENLKR; the protein is encoded by the coding sequence ATGCAGCCTATGCTGAATATCGCCCTGCGCGCCGCTCGCAGCGCCAGTGAACTGATTTTCCGCTCCATCGAACGCCTGGATAGCATCAAGGTCGACGAGAAAGAGGCCAAGGATTACGTCTCCGAGGTCGATCGCGCCGCCGAGCAGACCATCGTCAACGCCCTGCGCAAGGCTTATCCGAACCACTCGATCCAAGGCGAAGAAACCGGCCTGCATGCCGGCACCGGCGAGGAAGGCAAGGACTACCTGTGGATCATCGATCCGCTGGACGGCACCACCAACTTCCTGCGTGGCGTTCCCCACTTCTCGGTCAGCATCGCCTGCCGCTATCGCGGTCGCCTCGAGCACGCGGTCATCGTCGATCCTGTGCGCCAGGAAGAATTCACCGCCAGCCGCGGTCGCGGCGCCCAGCTCAATGGCCGACGCCTGCGCGTCAGCTCGCGCACCAGCCTGGAAGGCGCCCTGCTCGGCACTGGCTTCCCGTTCCGTGACAACCAGATGGCCGACCTGGACAACTACCTGGGCATGTTCCGCGCCCTCACCGGCCAGACCGCCGGCATCCGCCGCGCCGGTTCCGCTGCGCTGGACCTGGCCTACGTAGCGGCCGGTCGTTTCGACGCCTTCTGGGAGTCGGGCCTGTCGGAATGGGACATGGCAGCCGGCGTGCTGCTGATCCAGGAAGCGGGCGGCCTGGTCAGCGACTTCAATGGCGGCCACGACTTCCTCGAGAAAGGCCACATCGTTGCCGGCAACATTAAATGCTTCAAGGCGGTGCTGACGGCGATCCAGCCGCACCTGCCGGAAAACCTGAAGCGCTGA
- the trmJ gene encoding tRNA (cytosine(32)/uridine(32)-2'-O)-methyltransferase TrmJ has translation MLQNIRVVLVNTSHPGNIGGAARAMKNMGLSRLVLVQPKVFPSDEAAARASGADDVLASTQVVDSLEEALTGCTLVMGTSARERSIPWPLIDPRECGAKAVAHAVGGEEIALVFGREHAGLTNEELQRCHFHVHIASNPDFSSLNLAAAVQVLSYEVRMAWLAAQQAPSAVEALEVGSPPSDDLATMDEMERFYEHLEKTLVDIGFLDPAKPKHLMPRLRRLYGRSSVNRSEMSILRGILTETQKVVRGDAHKRKD, from the coding sequence GTGCTGCAGAATATTCGTGTCGTTCTGGTCAATACCAGCCACCCCGGCAACATCGGCGGCGCTGCGCGTGCCATGAAGAACATGGGCCTGTCGCGGCTGGTACTGGTGCAGCCGAAGGTGTTTCCGTCCGATGAGGCCGCGGCGCGGGCCTCCGGGGCCGACGATGTGCTGGCGAGCACGCAGGTGGTCGACAGCCTCGAAGAAGCCCTGACCGGCTGTACCTTGGTCATGGGCACCAGCGCCCGTGAGCGCAGCATTCCTTGGCCGCTGATCGATCCCCGCGAGTGCGGTGCCAAGGCAGTGGCGCATGCCGTCGGCGGCGAGGAGATCGCTCTGGTGTTCGGGCGCGAGCATGCCGGGCTCACTAACGAAGAGCTGCAGCGATGTCACTTCCATGTGCACATCGCCTCGAACCCCGATTTCAGCTCGCTGAACCTGGCGGCGGCCGTCCAGGTGCTTTCCTACGAAGTGCGCATGGCCTGGCTGGCCGCTCAGCAAGCGCCTTCGGCGGTCGAGGCGTTGGAGGTTGGCTCGCCGCCCAGCGACGACCTGGCCACCATGGACGAGATGGAGCGGTTCTACGAGCACCTGGAAAAGACCCTGGTGGACATCGGCTTCCTCGACCCGGCGAAGCCCAAGCACCTGATGCCGCGTCTGCGCCGGTTGTATGGGCGCAGCTCGGTCAATCGTTCGGAAATGAGCATCTTGCGTGGCATCCTCACCGAGACCCAGAAGGTCGTCCGGGGTGACGCGCACAAGCGCAAGGACTAG
- the cysE gene encoding serine O-acetyltransferase: protein MFDRLREDIQSVFHRDPAARNAFEVLTCYPGMHAIWLHRLGNALWRRDFKWLARLVSNFGRWLTGIEIHPGATIGRRFFIDHGMGIVIGETAEIGDDVTLYQGVTLGGTSWNKGKRHPTLENGVVVGAGAKVLGPFTVGAGAKIGSNAVVTKAVPAGATAVGIPGRIIVRQQDDEAGARRKAMAEKIGFDAYGVSADMPDPVARAIDQMLDHLQAVDERLEGMCGALTQLGSDYSAKALPALPEEDFAEVKPAIKSDAAAH, encoded by the coding sequence ATGTTCGACCGTCTGCGTGAAGACATCCAAAGCGTATTCCACCGCGACCCGGCCGCGCGCAACGCCTTCGAGGTGCTGACCTGCTATCCCGGTATGCATGCCATCTGGTTGCATCGCCTGGGCAACGCCCTGTGGCGTCGCGACTTCAAGTGGCTGGCGCGGCTGGTGTCGAACTTCGGGCGCTGGCTCACCGGGATCGAGATCCACCCAGGTGCAACCATTGGCCGACGCTTCTTCATCGATCACGGCATGGGTATCGTCATCGGCGAGACCGCCGAAATCGGCGACGACGTCACCTTGTACCAAGGGGTGACGCTCGGCGGCACCAGTTGGAATAAAGGCAAGCGCCACCCCACGCTGGAAAACGGGGTGGTGGTCGGGGCCGGCGCCAAGGTGCTCGGCCCATTCACTGTTGGCGCTGGAGCCAAGATCGGCTCCAATGCCGTGGTCACCAAGGCGGTGCCGGCGGGGGCGACCGCCGTGGGCATTCCCGGGCGCATCATCGTGAGGCAGCAGGACGATGAGGCGGGTGCGCGGCGCAAGGCCATGGCCGAGAAGATCGGCTTCGATGCCTACGGCGTCAGCGCCGACATGCCCGATCCGGTGGCCCGCGCCATCGACCAGATGCTCGATCACCTGCAGGCGGTCGACGAGCGCCTTGAAGGCATGTGCGGCGCGCTCACTCAGTTGGGCAGCGACTACAGCGCCAAGGCGCTGCCGGCTCTGCCCGAGGAGGACTTTGCCGAGGTCAAGCCGGCGATCAAGAGCGACGCGGCGGCGCACTGA
- the iscR gene encoding Fe-S cluster assembly transcriptional regulator IscR has translation MRLTTKGRYAVTAMLDLALHAQHGPVSLADISERQGISLSYLEQLFAKLRRSSLVSSVRGPGGGYQLSRTMETIQVVQVIDAVNESVDATRCQGLGDCHSGDTCLTHHLWCDLSQQIHEFLSGISLADLVMRREVQEVAQRQDLRRVAGRVAQLDKIETSAVD, from the coding sequence ATGCGATTGACTACCAAAGGCCGATACGCCGTCACCGCCATGCTCGACCTGGCGTTGCACGCGCAGCATGGACCGGTATCCCTGGCCGACATTTCCGAGCGTCAGGGCATTTCCCTTTCTTATCTGGAACAGCTGTTCGCCAAGCTGCGCCGCAGCAGTCTGGTTTCCAGCGTGCGCGGTCCCGGTGGTGGCTACCAGTTGTCCAGAACCATGGAAACCATCCAGGTGGTTCAGGTGATCGACGCGGTCAACGAGTCGGTCGATGCGACCCGCTGCCAAGGCCTCGGCGACTGCCACTCCGGTGACACCTGCCTGACCCACCATCTGTGGTGCGACCTCAGCCAGCAGATCCATGAATTCCTCAGCGGCATCAGTCTGGCCGACCTCGTCATGCGCCGTGAGGTGCAGGAAGTCGCCCAGCGCCAGGACCTGCGCCGTGTCGCCGGTCGCGTTGCCCAGCTGGACAAGATTGAGACGTCCGCCGTCGACTGA